A stretch of DNA from Telopea speciosissima isolate NSW1024214 ecotype Mountain lineage chromosome 5, Tspe_v1, whole genome shotgun sequence:
gaaggattgaAGTTACCTTCTAAGTGACATCTCTATATGACGATGAtggtttatttttcttcccatCCAGGGCACATATAAGCGTGCCACAACCAAGTATCAAATGATGAATAATTaccacctccaattcctccaattcttgTAATAGAGAGAGTGGACCttaccttgggcagtgtttttggaCAGGaagtagggtgatcatttccgccTCCATatgaggaattgaagaaattggaagggacagcgaattggaggagataaagattcATCAAATGATActccataaaatacataattCTAAATACAACCTAAAAGAGAAGCTCTAAAAAGATTAATAATGGTAGCTCTCCTTCAATGAGAAGTGAGCTTCAAAATGATGAAAGGGTATACCATAATACTATACATCATAAGCGTGCTTCTCACACGTGTTTGATGATATAGTTTCCAAACAATGAAATTAAGTTGACCCTCTTCAATCTCCATCTCACCCTCGAGCCCACTAAACTAACCCCACaacaacccaaaaagaaaaagttaagTGAAGGGTTGACACTTTCTAATGAGCTTTTTGTGTGTTACTTATTCTATAACAAAAAtactatatataaaaaaaaaagggagaaatggGATAAAAGTTTAAGGAAGTGGGTGGTTTATGTAACAAATATAAACAATATATGTGAGAATGGATTCCTtcctttgtatttcttttttggtttttaaaggGCAAAGCATGAAAGATGTAATCTTTTAGTGCGGCATGGTGGAGAGGGTATTGTTTGGCTTTCCAAGCGTGGAAGTTTTTGTTGGAGAATCCACAACCAAATGGCTCCATGGTTTCATGTCCCACTAatccaaatagattttttttttttttttttaaaatttgagttTTAATTAATCTCCACTAATTCGGGCGTGCAAAGTGTCACACAACCACACGTGGGGACTCTGTTACATGACCCAATTACATGATCATATTAATCATATAGAACATTGATTTGGTTTCTCACTCAATGAGGAAACCCTAAAGGCTAGTGGTGTGTGTAGGGGTTGTTGCAGCCGAGATCTTCCTTCTCCGGTCTGGTTTGATCATGCACACAATTGAACCGTAGGGTAGAGCGGGTGAGTACCTAGGAATGGGTTTCGGGGGAGGACTCTCCGATGTCTAAGTCAGATATTAAAGCAATACAATAGTTAATGGGGCCGGGGATGGGCAGCTTGGTTTATGAGCGCTTAGGCCTTAACCACTCCAAAAGTGATTTGTAGATGCttaccttcttctcttcttctgccTTCTTATATATGACGTTGTCTCCTCTTGTCCCCCTTTCATAGGGTTGCGTATTTTTCAAGTTAGGCGAGAGATCCCAGTGGGAACTGTTAACCGAATTTGTCAGTGATGATGCCTTTGGTTGGCCACATGTAAAGTTCTTTGCATATTCTTCGGGCATGAGGCTGTGGTTAGGATTTGACTAGATTATGGGTCCTTATTCCTTAGACCATTCCCTGGTTCAGCCTTTTTACACGCGTTCTCATGGCATTGGTGAACATGTTCTGTATGTATTTGGGGTGTCAATTGATAGATTCAGACtggttttgacttttgatcGATTGAATCGGTTTTAGGGTGAGAATGGATGAATCAGAAACCACACCATAAGGGAAGGTTTGGTTTCAGTCtgatttgggttttgatttatttcagttttctcttATTGGATTGTTTATCGCTTTGATCTTGGGTTCGACATGTTTCTTATGCTTTTTGGGTTAGTATCAATTAGGTTTGGTTTCGATCCAATTTTCCATGTTCAATGTGATTTTTTTGGTCGATTCAATGTGATCCGGTTTTCGACTGATTCCATAATATCCCAAACCAATACCAACCCGATAGAGAATCGATTCGATTCAATTCAGTCGGTTTGATCGGttcgatttagggtttgacacccctaggtgtgTGGTGAGCTCCACAACCCAATGAGATAGGCATGAATTTGTTTAAGTTTGAAAGCCCTAAACAGTTTGTGGATGGTATACCTTCCAAAAGGGTTCCTTATAAGTGGCTAATACATAACTAACTTTCTCCTTTTTGATCTAGTTGTTGTGTATGGGATCATCAAGCATGGACTAATGATGTTTTAAATAATGAggattaaaataattattttttaaaatagtaGATGAGATTAAATAATATAAGCTTGAGGGGAATCTAATTCTTTAGATATAAACTAAATTTAGAGAAGGTTTTAGTGCCACCAAAAGCGTAGACCTTAGGAGAGAGCTGAACTTGATTAGGGTTTTTCCCTGTTCCCTCCACTCTAAACAAGAGAGCATGACACCAccaatataatttttatttgtttatacgATATTTACataaattattataattgtagattttCCCTTCTGTGTATAAGATCTTGCAGGTTATGGAATCACGCGctctcttatttttttccttctttctcttttcctttttaacttTTTGTGTTTATTGTATATTCGATTGGGGTACTTTCGTCTCAGCTTAAATTTTGCTTAAATCTTGCTTAAATCAAGCTTAATATAaaactctcttctctctctctctctctctcctcttttttaaATACTAAAGAGTTGACACAATGTGTAGTTTATGCTAAAGTCATTAATTAGGTTGATTCAATCAGTGTGAAAGTCAgtaaaaaagattaaaaactGGTTGTTCATGTTGCTTATGGTCGAACCACGGTTAATTGaataattgaaccggttgaccCAGGTTAAGATAGACAAATCCTTTTGAGTTATTAAGAGTTTATTTTCAGGTAAAACTGATGTTGGAGGATAATGGACTTTCCATTCACCTAGGGGGAAAATAGAACCTCATAAACCACATCTGATCTATTTGATTAGATTAAAAAGGCTAGTTTCAACTTCCGATAACTACAACTGGGAGTGAGAGTTAATGATGAAACTCACATGCCAAGTGATGTAGAGAAGATCTTTGAAGAATATCTGAATTGGTTGGATCGGCAAAAGTCCACCTAATTAGGTTGGAAGTACTAATTTTTCAGTGCAACTTCTAAGAACTGTAACTTTTGATTTACAGGAACTATAGTACCTTAgagggttcagatctatccccaccagtccccatgtgggtagtagATTTGACCTCTTTCAAAAATGTCACCCAGTGATTGCTGGCAATTTAGGAATCTtagtttcttgttttatttttactacATTAGTTTGTTTCCTGTTTTATTtaggtttccttttcttttgtaatCCGACTTTCTTATATACGACTTTCTTATATACACGCGGATCgttttggaaaaaataaaatgtctTGAAGTTTATGAACGAAATTGCTTTGTCtactagtcttcttcttcctttgaattagggttttctttaccttgaagatttgagggtcgtgagcgcTAGAACAAGATCTAACACCCATACTTCTTACTGCGTTAAGAAACAAATCATATGATCACATCTCCTGGAAAAATAGATACTCTCTTAACCCATGACGGAAAACTTTCACAATGAAAATACTGTTAGATAAATTTGATAGGATTGAGTTTTTGATAAAATAACTGATGTAGaaacattcatggagatcaatgagcatacaaacaTAATTTACGGATGTGTGATTGACGTACCTGAATCCATGGTTGTGGGAGCCAATCTCCGTTGTACACAAACTGTGTTGGTCTGGTCTACCCTCTTGCACAAGACTTTAAGTTTTCTCCAGTTATTCACTTAATGggtcagtgacaactatttatagtggtgagcgTAAGGACCAACCCTGCAAAGAAATTAGAATTTTCTttccattaaggaaacaatattTTAGGTCCACATATGGAAACTGGACTCATACTATTAAAGTAGTCCCCATCAACACTACTAAATCGATTTTATTAAACAAAATTGGGACTATGTTAACCcaccttatgaaaatcttacaGTTTTCACATACCTACGATCAAAGGATTCTTGATCGAGAGGTTTGGATGGTTTCCATAGGATATCTGAAATAGTACAGATTGTTATAGACCCTGAACTATAGGGGCAGAGATTTATGACCATTTATTGCTTTACTTTTCCCTCCCACACCCACAATGCAGGAAAACTTTCACCAACTTCATATAAACCACAAGATTTCCCTTGggacctttttatttttattttttttctgttcttgtGACAAATTACTTGGTTCTTCAATGTGGTCCAAACCTTTAATGGGTTATTACATAGCTCAGCAATGAAAGTCAATATTCCAGTAACATATAAGTTCATTTGTGGGCCAGGGCTAGGTCATCAGATCTGTTATGAGCACATAGCATCAATTCAAGCTCCAACCATGGCCCATCACTTGTGTGCTAGCTATAGTAAAGGTAATGGTCCCAAGCTCCATGTCTAGCTatacaatttttgttttgaCCAGTCAAAGTTAGAATAATTGTTATTGGAGTTAACTGCATTGGATACCTATTTATGTATGCAGGTGATCCAtccctcttttattttcttcatttaatTTTCATTCATTCTTCTCAACCAACTTGTTAACTTGTAAAGTTTAATGCACGGGTGGGGAAACCTTTGAACTTTGAAGAGCATCCTTGGATTGAACATCAAAGAAACTACAATGAGTTCCTTGGTTTTAGAAGAAATAGTGAGATGTAGGATTTAGAGTAAAATACAAGATGTATATTAATGTTTTGGGAAAAAGGATTCTGTGTCGGAGTGTAGCTCTTGCACTCAGACACATTATGGTGTGAAATGATCGGCCCACCCCTTGTGAAAGGCAGAAATCTGATCCCTATCGGTGCTTTTTCACTTGCTCTCATTGGCCTCTACGCCTATGCTCCCAGAAAGAAAACTCTTCCCCATTTGTTTTTGCCAGAAATTTTAAGTGAATTCTCTACATCCGAATGCATCATTGAATATTATTATTAGGATGAGATTTAACAAAGTAGTAGTAGATTTTGTAGGACCTGGCTCCTGTGCAGCCGTGGCGGGAActgggacccacctgtgaaatgaccaccccatctCTGTTTTTCCTGTCGTTTAATGGTGTTGGACCGTCCATCTCCCGCCACGACTGGACTGGATCCTTTTTGCGATTTTGTAGGGTAGTACATGAGAAAGTAATATATCTTTGTTACTTGATCACTTGTCTCTAGTATAATGCTTGAAACAGATGGTGGTCAATTGACCAATTCAATAGAAAGATTTTCTCATGTTTATGTTGAACCAACCTCTGGTTTGAACATTGACCTTCCCAACATATTAAGGATGTATTGGTGATATTCATTAGGGGGAttctacaaaaagaaaaagaaaaagatatccATTAGTATGTGTAGaattatcaaataaaaatatgattttgcctagaaatattttctttttacatGGATCACCTAGAAACAAATAAAGATGTAGTGAAAATTAGTTTTGCccgaaatttttttcttcttctttttatatggCTTATTATTTTCATACATGCATGCATTAAGCGAGGTTGTGGCATGGCAAGGACAGGTCTGTGTGTGGTTCCCTTTTTCGCTAATAATTGAACTTGTATCCAAATTTCCTTTTGTTGACATCAGATAAGGTATTTCCAATGTCAAATGTCTTTCTTTGATGTCGATTTTTATTGGTTAAATGTTGGTTAAAGTAAGTTTTAAATCAGGGTTTGTTGATTATGTATTAAATTTAGATATGTGGTTTCCTTTAACTGAATTCTCTACCTCAATcctaattcaaaaaaaaaaaaaaatttctaccaaaaaaaaaatcttacttcaaaaatgaatatttttaagAGATTTAATAAAAATAGTAGTAGATGGTTTAAATGTTGTAGGGTAGTGTCTGGAAAAGTAATATATCTTCATTACTCGCTTGTCTTTGATATAATACTTTAAATTTAGAACAGGAAATAGTTTGACTAAGTCAATAAATGGGTATTGTCATGTTGAGCCAAATCATAGTCTAGTTTGAATATTGACCCATCCAAcgaattaatgaaatattggtgGTATTTGTAAGAGGGAGTTTTGTGGAGTTCTAATTTAATTTTAggtaaaaataacataaaataaaatattaaattaaaattaatacGTGTACAAATGTTAGATAAAAATGTGATTTTACCgggaatttttttatatttttttatacatGGATTTCACCCAGAAACAAATATAGGTATaatgaaaataagttttgcatGATtgcaagggttttttttttttgatgaaaagtaGAAGTTATGTATTAAACATACTGGAAAAGTACAGAGTTCATATAGCGGGCATTCTTAACCATGTTCATTACTATAGTTAGACAAAAAGTGTCTCCAGGATTCCTATAATGTACATCCTGAGATAGGTCCGATATATATAGTAAGTCTTTAAAAAGATTCCAAGGCCAGGGGCAtgtggttggagatggaagaacgtTAGTGATCCATTTATTGGCACACCAtatttctttaatcttcaacccaatgCTGACAGCATGGTCCTTGCATTAAATGCTTTACAAATTAAATTTCAGAATAAAACGAGAGGCAATTAAAAGGATGTTACACACACACATTTATATCTAATGTTAAGTATGaatttttttagaagattttTCTTTGATAGTTTGACTGTTGAACCACCCACTCGGACCCAGATCCTCTACGGAACACTGCCTGTAGTGGCCTGAGCGGTGCAGACTGAGCCACGtgcgcaaagaccgccttacccctacccaaatgcCTTGCTCGAGCGgaggtaaggcagtcattgcgtGTGCGGCGCAAACCCGCTACGGGCAGCtgcaccgtagaggatctgtgTTTTACTCACTCTTCCAAGAAACATTGAATGATAACTTTATAGTGTGTTTCTATGAATTCATGTGGAATATTGTATCCCATGTAATTTAAGGCCTACCCAAAATCATGGCTTTTAGTGTTTGGTATGgttgcatcttttttttttcccaccttATGTTGTGGAGGGGGAACTTGGTAGCTAAGATGTATGCTTAAAACTTATTAATGACTTATGAGACTACACTTCAAATGCTAACATTATGACAATCTTAATAacacttatttcttatttgcttgagtatatttattttgatattggTTGTGTAGAGTGAATGAGAAAATTACCTAACCAATGAGAGTTCAAACATCCTAAAGGAAGCAAGATATTGTATTTGACTACgttgctttttcttttctaggcaaatatttttatgggaagtagttctaTGTTTGGAATGTGGCCTACTTCGGTACTCTCATGTTTCtacctctctcctcttcaagaaaaaaaggggCAGATGTGTGatcttttcatatggaaaagagagagataaactcatgggagtgctggcataggccacacttttggatagagaactttctccctatttttattcatccagATTTGTAAAACACCATTATTAGTATTTTGCTTCTAACATCTTCGTGATTTATCATGCAAGTATTTCACAATAttcattgtttcttttttttttttaaattcattgTTTGGGATAGTCTATGCTAGATCAAAACCTAATATGGACGAAAAAAGTATTAGGCTACAAGTACCACCTTAGGTGAAATGTCATTGTTTGTAGATTTGAACATCTATTGTGTTATTTCTTCTCTATTATGCACTTTTTGAATAAGTTTTTCCGATCCACATAATCGAGTTAGGTCAGGTATTTTATTTTTGCCATGTAACATGTTGGATTGTTCCTAAACTTTGAAGACATAAACTTCAAGGTACCCTACTCATATATTTAGTTTTAATCTAGATACAATTGACCATTTGGCAAATAGATCATTTAAAATCCTAGTAAATTGACATAGGAGCAAAGGATTGAGAGGTTCATGGACATACATAGGAGTGTATGACATTGCATGGAAGgaaaataattgaatttgagttAACATCGGATCTATCCATACAATTTGCTAGGGTATTCTATGATTAGATCTACGATTTGATCCTTCTACGTGGTAGAATTAGGTTTCCCAACGAGGAACCCTCTTATTTGGTCTATTGATCTGGTGAAACTTTTGCTTTCTCTTATTTCATTCAtatccttgttcttctttcattccccccccccccctctcctctctcttacTTCCATTCTATTCAGCCATTAAAATcaatcaaaccatggttcacatCGGTCCAATCTAAAACTATTTGATCATTAGTTATTTTAATAACATCTACAACATAAGGATTAAAGATGAATGACTAAGCATATAGTGTGGCCTACGCGAGctctcccatgagtctctctctccttcttatatgaaaagacatctctaccccttgttttgaagaggaaagagatagatatatggagtgctggtgtaggccagagtatttctgttttaattttaataatgGTGATAATAATAATGGAAAAATCACACTATACCACATAAGCTTGGCCCCATTCACTAAATAAGTAAATGGAGCATAATGGCATTACTCAGGTTGTGACATAAAAATGTAATTTTAGGAAAAGAAGAGGGGTATAATTGAGAAAATAGATGATATTGGCATGATTCTATTCTAGAGGAGAAGATACTGGCAAATTCCATATTTACCCTCCTACCCACCAACTAACTCAAGGGTTAAAGTTAGAACCCAAGCATTGGCAGAGATTGAAAAAGAGTCAACAGGTGATTGACTAGAGTACCCAAAGATTATTATTTAACCATTTACAAAGGTTAATAAACTCcatggattttattttgttatttattacAGAAAGAATTGCTCCCTCAATAAAGGGTAGTGCCGTCATTTTAATCTCTATATAATGTCAAGATCCTCCTGTACTCTGTCCATTGCTTTTGATTGTAGTGTGTGAGTTCACCTCTTTCAGAATTCTCTCTATGCTCGTATCAGTTTTCTTCTCTACTTTCTTTTCGTTCCCTTTCTGGGTTCCCTGATTTCGCCTTTTAAGTTTCTCCATCGAGCTGGGCAACTGAGATCTGAGGCTTTAATCTGGGTTTCAACTCGTTTATTCTCTGTAAGTTGTTGAGTGTTTGATTGATACTTTTGGTTCTAATGCTTCTTGTATGCTTAGAGATGGTTTTAATGCTTCTTTTTGGGGCCTCTCTTTATGTTTTCTCGCTTTCTGTTCAAGTTCTGAGCGAAAGCAATGGGTTTTCTCACTATTTTAGGGTATATTGGGAGGAAAATCCTTTGGTTTTTTCACTCTTCTTCAGGAaagatgtgtttttttttggaagattaTAAGGAATCTTTGGATTTTCCCTCTAATAATATTTTTTCCGGCATACGAAATGCAAGATCTGAGATTTCTGACTCACCTTTTGGACTTTCAGAATCCTTGTTTTAGCTTCCTGTTTTCCCGGATTTTTTTGACAAAACTAAGTAGAACgactgggttttttttttgtaaatgaaTCTGGTTTAATTACGAAGCCTAGCTCAAGATCTGACTCTTGTGTGGAACTGTTGCAGGGTAGTTGAGAAGTAGCGAAAGAAATAGTCGTGGCTTACTTCTTTTTGCAAAGAGGAGAATGCGGTGGTTGAGTCTGTCTGTTGATGTGTTCCGGAGAGTTATATCTTTGAACCTGTATTGTCGTGTTATTCTGTAAATCTTCCTACACGGATTAAACCCtgattccctcttcttcttcttttctgctATCTGTAAATGGGATCCAACCTCTTTGTTGTTATTCCTAGCTACATCCTTCAGATTAGCTGAGAACTGAACAAAAAAGACTGAAGATCAAAACAGCCCTCTCTTTAGGGTTTAATCTTTTCTGTTATAATCTGATCTGGGCTTGCAGTTTAACCTTTCTTCTGGTTTGTTCCTTTGTCCGTCtgttagtttcttcttttcgaGTGTCATCTAGTTTCCGGATAGATTGTGGGGTTTTTTCAAGGGTGAAAAAGTAGTTATGGTGTGCCAAGCAGCGAGCAAGACAAGATTCCGGGCGTTGAAACATTTGAATGGGATTGCAGGGAGTTCGACCATTATAGTTAGAGTCATAGCATGTTTTCATCAATTACAGGATTGTCAGGTGAGTGAACACATATTACTTGATCTTGTCCTGTATTTGTCTCTGGAATTTATTAGGGGTTTGTGATCCAGATGAAGTTTGTATTGCAAATTGCCTCTTTTGTTTAATTTCTCTCTGTGATGGGAGCTTAAAATGCTTAAAACTGGTCTTTCTCTGTGATGCCAGGCTGAGTACTTTCGTCATTTGCTGAAGCCCGTTACGTAGAGTAGTAGAGTGCTCGTTGTTTTTATTCTTCGAATTAAGCTGGAGattataattattttctttgatCCTGATTCTTGAGTGAGGCAACAAGCAATCTTTTCTTACCCATTACTCCTGGTATGTTTTAAGCCCTTGCTGCTTGTAATAGATGAACTTGTTGTAGCTTCATTGATGATCAACCAGTGGTAAtatcttgtatttttgtttatCAGGTTATTGCTCTTGTTAAATGGGAAAGAACTTTCGTTCTTGGATTGAACAGCAGCATTCTGCTTTGCAATCACTCAATTTGAACTGCACGAGCCCTATGCCGGATCTGGGCCTGAATAATACTTTCTCTGCTTATGCAAACCCTCAGTCTCTTGTAGCTTCTGCTAATAGCACACTGCCAGTACCGGGAGTTGCTTTTCCTGAGCTCAGCCACTTGAAGATGGCACAAGCAACTGAGTCTCATGGGTGGTTCTATTTTTTACCACGCCACCGGCAGGCAACCTTTGCTCTGCCCGATTGCATTGGCACAGACAATTTTTCTGCATTCTCTCGTGGATGTTATGGCCAGGGGCTAACCACACCCAATGCAGAATCAGGTTCTGTTCAGAAGCGATTCCTTGTATTTGATCAGTCTGGGAATCAAACGAGCTTCTTTATTAGTTCAGTGATTGGTCCTACTGTTCAAGTCCAACGCCCGAATTATAAAATTCAGAATCCGCTTGATGGTCATGGAGTACATGAAGAGCTGGCAACTAGTAGAGATCCAATTTATCAATCTGGGACTGTTGTTTCTGATGGTTTGGATGAGAATCAGGAAAGTGATGGTGGAAGTGAAATGCGTGAAGACACAGAAGAACTAAATGCTCTACTGTATTCTGATGATGAATTTGAAGATACTGATGatggtgaagaagatgatgaggtgGCTAGCACGGGTCATTCCCCTATTGAAATGATAGGCCacgagaagcaagaagaagaagaagttgcaaGTTCAGGTGGCCTAACTAAGAGGAGGAAATTGCTTAATGGCGAACATGAAGCAACATCTTCAGTCATGGACACTGCAAATTCGGCAAAACCCAATGTCTTGACCTCGGAGTATGAAGACGACGCTCAATCAAGCTGCATCAAAGGCAggacaagaggaagagagatggGTTCACTGAAGCGGTTGAGGAAGGAGAGGATAAGGGAGACAGTGAGCATTCTGCAGAGCATAATTCCGGGTGGGAAGGGTAAGGATACTGCTTTGGTCCTTGATGAAGCAATCCAATACCTGAGATCACTAAAGGTTAAAGCCAAATCTCTTGGGACCTCTACTACTCTCCAGTAAAGTGAAGCTTTACCAGTACTAGTACACTAGTTAGTGGTTGTTGTCGTGTGATATGATTTTAGGTGCAGTGTTAATATAGTAGTACTATTCAGTGGATTTCTCTTGGATTACATGTACCAAAAGtcccaaatccaaaacccagagaagagaaagggaaagtgagagagagactgagaaaGCCATGATTGAAGTTGGGAATCAGTAGTAGTTTTTGCAATTGGGGTCTGCATCTCTGTCTTTCCTCAAGGCTAGAAAAGATGATTCCTTAATAAGGGGTTGAGGAGTGTTCATAAGTTCACGTATTGGGAAGGGAAAATGGTGTTTTTGTCTGTTGACCCGGAAATGATTATTATGATTGTAGTTTTCTAGGGTTGTGAGAAAGCTTGGCCAGAGGTGGAAGGTGTGGTTGATGTGGGGAGCTGTGGATGACGAGCTGATGACCCCATGAGGGGTTTGGCTTGGTGTtggtgggtgtgggtgtgggtgtgtggGTCACGGAATAAGAAGCGTGCATGCGCGTTTGGTGTATTGGGTCCCATTCTCTTTAGCCCTCCTTTAACCctctttttgttctcttttggaTCATGTTTTAGAATTGAAAACAGAAAGAGCTTTGGTGATAAGTGTGGTGTGGGGTCTGTGGGGGCCATTACAACCATTATACTGAGTATTGTTTGTGTtaatctttctctttttattattcTAGTGGGTTATGATTATGATACTCTTTTGATATATTACTGTGTTTTTGTgctgttgttgatgatgatgttttCTTATTAAGGAGAGTAAAATTAGATTTACTTTCCTGGTTTTTCATGTAATGAGATGGGTTTTTGGGTCGTAAGgtgcatggtttaaagtattgaccgatacgatacgatatgaaccgatatgtattggtatcggtcgatatcaatacgatacataccgatacgtcttttttttaaaaaaaatgaactgtcTCGAATTGTAGCGAAATGTATCGATCGATACaggtcgatacgatacgatacgatcgatacgtatcgataccattgatacgtccagtaaaggaTTCAGTGGATGGTTTAATACATAACGATATGTATCGATTGATACGgtttgatacatatcgatacatcaccgataccatcgatacattgcataaaaaagccattttcaatCACAGATTCGATACAATtcctaatctaacgaaaaaataaaggaaaactcTCAATCAAGAGtctaaaattttacatttaatttttgtttttcacacttttaaactaaaaaacaagtgaaggagtgctacaacatcatcctttgcatcatccaatattTTTCATAGCTAtcgacgattacaacatgtgagaaatttcatcttttattacaatttcaatttaatgtacttgtttggttatacattattcatcattttaagttttatgcatgatacttgttatatattgtttatttatattgttttttgtttcaaaaatgtattttcatgtgtaacTTAATCATTTTTATACATATTTGTATTGTTTGATATGTATCTTTTAAACAATACGATacaatacatctcttaaaatcacctgaccgatacgatatcTGATATCAATATTTACGATACGATACATCTTTTAAAATCACCTGACCGATACAATACCcgatacccgataccaatactttaaccCTTGGTAAGCTGAATTGGTTTGGGTAGAGATTTAAAGTTTGTGATGTTTTTATCTGGTTGgctttatgcttatgtacttacGTTCCAGGCACGCCTGTGGGAATAGAAAGCGATGTGTGTGGATTCTGTCGATTTCTGAGGCTTTATTTCACACTTGATCGTACATTGGTACCTTGCGTATGTACTGTAACTGGGCTgcaaagcaaaagagaaaaaaaaatggagaaagtgTTCAAGTATGGGAAATCCAATCTCTTCAACCATAATTCAACCCAAAAGCTTAAACTATTACATGAATGGTTCTAATTGTTATATGAAAGTA
This window harbors:
- the LOC122661916 gene encoding transcription factor bHLH143-like, with protein sequence MGKNFRSWIEQQHSALQSLNLNCTSPMPDLGLNNTFSAYANPQSLVASANSTLPVPGVAFPELSHLKMAQATESHGWFYFLPRHRQATFALPDCIGTDNFSAFSRGCYGQGLTTPNAESGSVQKRFLVFDQSGNQTSFFISSVIGPTVQVQRPNYKIQNPLDGHGVHEELATSRDPIYQSGTVVSDGLDENQESDGGSEMREDTEELNALLYSDDEFEDTDDGEEDDEVASTGHSPIEMIGHEKQEEEEVASSGGLTKRRKLLNGEHEATSSVMDTANSAKPNVLTSEYEDDAQSSCIKGRTRGREMGSLKRLRKERIRETVSILQSIIPGGKGKDTALVLDEAIQYLRSLKVKAKSLGTSTTLQ